The following proteins are co-located in the Polystyrenella longa genome:
- a CDS encoding ArsR/SmtB family transcription factor: MVTKTNKKSKHTVDMDAFTKAAECLKTLAHPVRLRFVQLLLHGRYTVGELAEDCDVPDNVASEHLRLMQRCGFFTSEREGRRVYYQVAEPHLANIIKCVEDRFLGD, from the coding sequence ATGGTAACAAAAACCAATAAGAAGTCTAAACATACTGTTGACATGGATGCGTTTACCAAGGCGGCGGAATGCCTGAAAACACTGGCGCATCCCGTGCGGCTACGATTTGTGCAATTGTTGCTGCATGGTCGGTATACTGTTGGCGAACTGGCAGAGGATTGTGACGTTCCAGACAACGTGGCCTCAGAGCATTTGCGACTGATGCAGCGATGTGGGTTCTTTACGAGCGAAAGGGAAGGACGCCGCGTATATTACCAAGTTGCGGAGCCGCATTTAGCCAATATCATTAAATGTGTAGAAGATCGTTTTTTGGGAGATTAA
- a CDS encoding integrase core domain-containing protein, whose product MQPWHLLVFALASWVNREQQLAIEYLKTENSILREKVGKKRVLLNDNERRRLAVKGKMLGRKLLSELGAIFTPDTILRWHRELIARKWDYSSEKKQVGRPRIRTEIVELILRFAKENPTWGTDRIQGALSNVGFHITDTTVRNVLKANGIEPAPDRPASMSWQTFLKAHWEAIFAVDFTTVEVWTKTGLTTFYVMVVMELKSRRVEIAGITTNPNKQWATQVGRNLTGDDGFLENASHLILDRDTCFQPLRSFLKNQTEIEPVLLPPKSPNMNAHLERFMRSLKSECLRKMIFFGQHSLERTLKEYVAHYHSERNHQGLDNQLIDPDEDVGCFAGKVECRERLGGLLKYYYRDAA is encoded by the coding sequence ATGCAGCCCTGGCACCTGCTGGTATTCGCTCTGGCAAGTTGGGTGAATCGTGAACAACAATTGGCGATTGAATACCTCAAGACCGAAAATAGCATCCTCCGGGAAAAGGTTGGCAAGAAACGGGTCCTGCTGAACGATAACGAGCGTCGTCGCCTGGCGGTCAAAGGGAAAATGCTGGGCCGGAAGTTGCTAAGTGAACTCGGCGCGATCTTCACTCCCGATACCATTCTCCGCTGGCACCGGGAGTTGATTGCCAGGAAATGGGACTACTCGTCGGAGAAGAAACAAGTTGGTCGACCTCGTATTCGAACGGAGATCGTCGAACTGATCTTGAGGTTTGCGAAAGAGAATCCCACGTGGGGAACTGATCGAATTCAGGGTGCTTTGTCCAATGTTGGTTTTCACATCACCGACACCACCGTGCGGAATGTGCTGAAGGCGAACGGTATCGAGCCTGCCCCAGATCGTCCCGCTTCAATGTCCTGGCAGACGTTCCTGAAAGCTCATTGGGAAGCGATATTCGCCGTTGACTTCACCACGGTAGAAGTCTGGACGAAGACCGGTCTGACGACGTTCTACGTCATGGTGGTGATGGAGTTGAAGTCACGACGCGTTGAGATCGCGGGGATTACGACAAACCCCAACAAACAATGGGCGACACAGGTTGGACGTAACCTCACCGGCGACGATGGCTTCCTGGAAAACGCCTCCCATCTGATTCTTGATCGCGATACTTGTTTCCAGCCGCTGCGTTCTTTCCTGAAGAACCAGACTGAAATCGAACCGGTGCTGCTTCCGCCGAAGAGTCCGAACATGAATGCACATCTCGAACGATTCATGAGAAGTCTGAAAAGCGAATGCCTGAGAAAGATGATCTTCTTCGGTCAGCACTCACTCGAACGAACGCTGAAAGAATACGTTGCCCATTACCATTCCGAGCGGAATCATCAGGGACTCGACAATCAGCTGATTGATCCTGATGAAGACGTTGGATGCTTCGCCGGTAAAGTTGAATGCCGCGAACGTCTCGGTGGTTTGCTCAAGTATTACTACCGCGACGCAGCTTGA
- a CDS encoding rhodanese-like domain-containing protein, with translation MSDNPTITVQQLAERDQQNNVEIIDVRTPMEYREVRAAKAKNIPLDVLDPHSVMKSRNGSANEPLYIICKSGARGAKAQQKFIDAGFANTINIENGTEAWVSAGLPVVRGKKAMSLERQVRIAAGFLVLVGALLGIFVHPYFTGLSAFVGAGLMFAGITDSCAMGMLIVKMPWNQSQDGSCSV, from the coding sequence ATGTCAGATAATCCAACAATCACTGTGCAACAGCTTGCCGAGCGCGATCAACAGAATAACGTCGAGATCATCGATGTTCGCACCCCAATGGAATACCGGGAAGTGCGGGCGGCCAAAGCAAAGAATATCCCGCTTGATGTTCTTGATCCGCATTCAGTGATGAAATCACGGAATGGATCGGCGAATGAACCACTTTACATCATCTGTAAAAGTGGGGCACGAGGAGCGAAGGCGCAGCAAAAGTTCATTGATGCAGGTTTCGCTAATACGATCAACATCGAAAACGGAACCGAGGCCTGGGTCTCTGCTGGTTTGCCCGTGGTGCGTGGTAAAAAGGCCATGTCACTGGAGCGGCAGGTACGGATTGCTGCGGGTTTCCTTGTGCTGGTCGGTGCATTGTTGGGCATCTTCGTGCATCCTTACTTCACCGGTCTCTCGGCGTTTGTTGGTGCCGGATTGATGTTCGCTGGCATCACAGATAGTTGTGCAATGGGAATGCTAATCGTCAAGATGCCGTGGAATCAAAGTCAGGACGGATCATGTTCGGTCTAG
- a CDS encoding NADP-dependent oxidoreductase: MFQSQDQNRRIVLNSRPQGAPKPSDFRMEKTSVPEPAAGEFLLRTIYLSLDPYMRGRMSEGPSYAEPVALDEVMVGGTVSRVERSNHPEFEEGDLVLANSGWQDYTVSDGTGLVRLDPSLKHPSRALGVLGMPGFTAYMGLLDIGQPQLGETVVVAAATGAVGSVVGQIAKLKGCRVVGVAGGEQKCRVAVNELGFDACIDHHAENFAEQLAASCPRGIDIYFENVGGKVFDGVLPLLNTKARVPLCGLIAHYNDTELPPGPDRLSLLTKTLLIKRIKMQGFIIFEDYGSHYGEFAKTMDSWVNEGKIKVREEIREGLENAPDAFIGLLEGNNSGKLVIQVGHL; the protein is encoded by the coding sequence ATGTTTCAAAGCCAAGACCAAAACCGACGGATTGTCCTTAACTCTCGCCCGCAAGGCGCACCGAAGCCCTCGGACTTTCGAATGGAGAAAACAAGTGTCCCGGAACCAGCGGCTGGTGAATTCCTTTTACGTACGATCTATTTATCGCTAGATCCTTACATGCGAGGACGGATGAGTGAAGGTCCCTCCTACGCAGAGCCAGTCGCATTGGATGAAGTCATGGTTGGCGGTACCGTTAGCCGCGTAGAACGATCAAATCACCCTGAGTTTGAAGAAGGCGATCTCGTTCTGGCCAACAGCGGCTGGCAGGACTACACCGTTTCTGACGGCACTGGACTTGTTCGGCTTGACCCGAGCTTGAAACACCCATCGCGTGCTCTCGGTGTATTAGGCATGCCAGGGTTCACCGCATATATGGGGCTCTTGGATATCGGTCAGCCTCAGCTTGGGGAGACTGTAGTTGTGGCCGCGGCAACTGGAGCGGTCGGATCGGTCGTTGGACAGATCGCAAAACTCAAGGGATGCCGTGTTGTTGGAGTTGCTGGCGGCGAACAAAAGTGCCGTGTCGCAGTCAATGAATTGGGATTTGACGCTTGCATCGATCATCACGCCGAGAACTTTGCCGAGCAACTTGCTGCGTCCTGTCCACGAGGCATCGATATTTACTTTGAGAATGTTGGAGGCAAGGTCTTTGACGGAGTTCTTCCGCTGCTCAACACGAAAGCACGTGTTCCACTGTGCGGACTGATCGCCCATTACAACGATACAGAACTGCCGCCTGGACCAGATCGTCTTTCGCTGTTAACAAAAACACTCTTGATCAAGCGAATTAAAATGCAAGGGTTTATCATTTTCGAAGACTACGGTTCACATTACGGCGAATTCGCGAAGACGATGGATAGTTGGGTTAACGAAGGCAAAATCAAAGTTCGAGAAGAGATCAGGGAAGGTCTTGAGAACGCCCCGGATGCATTTATTGGACTTCTGGAAGGCAATAATTCCGGCAAACTCGTGATTCAAGTTGGTCATCTCTAA
- a CDS encoding sulfite exporter TauE/SafE family protein: MFGLAILFGCLVGLALGLTGGGGGVFAVPLLVYGLAVAPREAVGISLASVGGTALAGVVPRLWRGEVELRTGLLFAVAGMIGAPIGSYLSTLFPEKMLLVMFGCLMLVVAWRMWAKTRNPELATGVCVTESLDKADRSACQRDQEGTLRLTAKCARLLVLVGLLTGVLSGMFGVGGGFVIVPALVLFSGMKIHRAVGTSLLVIFLISVSGVTSYVAAGRELSLDLTMQFLIGGMFGIWLGGLISRKLKGPTLQKVFATAVVLVAVFVIIKTAIL; the protein is encoded by the coding sequence ATGTTCGGTCTAGCCATTCTTTTTGGATGTTTAGTCGGGTTGGCACTTGGCCTTACCGGTGGAGGAGGTGGTGTATTTGCAGTCCCATTATTGGTCTATGGACTTGCAGTCGCACCGCGTGAAGCCGTTGGAATCTCACTGGCCTCAGTTGGGGGCACAGCTCTAGCGGGTGTTGTTCCTCGTTTATGGCGTGGTGAAGTAGAACTCCGGACAGGATTGCTGTTTGCCGTGGCAGGGATGATCGGTGCCCCAATCGGGTCTTACCTCTCGACTCTTTTTCCCGAGAAGATGTTACTGGTGATGTTTGGTTGTTTGATGCTGGTTGTGGCGTGGAGGATGTGGGCCAAGACTCGTAACCCTGAATTAGCGACCGGAGTCTGTGTAACCGAAAGCCTGGACAAGGCCGATCGTTCAGCATGTCAGCGCGATCAAGAGGGAACCCTTCGGCTGACTGCAAAGTGCGCTCGATTGTTGGTCCTGGTTGGTTTATTGACGGGAGTACTTTCGGGAATGTTTGGGGTCGGCGGAGGGTTCGTCATCGTTCCTGCACTGGTTTTATTCAGTGGAATGAAGATTCACCGAGCTGTAGGAACTTCGCTGCTAGTGATCTTTTTAATCAGCGTCAGTGGCGTCACGTCCTACGTCGCAGCGGGTCGCGAGTTATCGCTCGACTTGACAATGCAATTTCTCATCGGAGGAATGTTCGGCATCTGGCTTGGTGGATTAATCTCCAGAAAGCTCAAAGGACCAACATTGCAAAAAGTGTTCGCGACTGCAGTTGTTCTGGTCGCGGTTTTCGTAATCATCAAAACAGCTATTCTTTAA
- a CDS encoding protein kinase domain-containing protein has translation MSCPNSRTIPELRTEQFNSQELNDFLDHVSSCDYCYEVFRSEQSTSNDSNLEIEVHEALENSRLSEEPECREVLSRLLDQQDSNYFQEVSAPVFEPVSPGTILGDFYLEHVIARGGMGTVYAAEQISLKRRVAFKLINTGMQPADGVFQRFTNEAMALSRMDHPQIIPVLTCGHCGNSFYLVMPLIDGINLANLIQRLVDQRSRSTTEVCATTVETDFKEHPLHVSPDEESSFVVNLSNKMNNYCENYPRDIFGGTDIKSPEFIRNVVQQFICLADALQYVHDRGIIHRDIKPSNILIDREGKMRIGDFGVAKLDDNLTMTATHQLLGTPRYMSPEQIPGNKRFVDHRTDIYSLGITLYELLTLKSAFESGSIEEIMFRIEQEQPFSCRIYNPAIPLDLETIILKSIEKSSEDRYVSASLLADDLRRFLENKPVLAKRPGPSEHIIKWISRHRSAAAAIVAGMALMLIMSIVILAKVSDAVRKMEASQKVAEESLDQAIETTYASSFALGFRAYQDYDLSSAMEILKADKFKTSSKDYRGFEWPLLMQRIQGDSTSMPLSNKPLYCIAECDDRRLLAVAGQEAVIYLVNALDFSVQKTILTNQSEINDLDFSKEGSRLVSAEDNGSICVWNCQNGEQLLTIPAHDGVVYSASFFKDDSRIISHARDKEFNIWHSDTGENLDELKHHDDRIVISTINSSERLLASISRDHKLLVYDLVEQRLVLKKSIPQENSRVSVTALTFSPDSRFLYYGRKQGLISREDLLTKKHEDVASHRDEITSIRFDSEGSRLFTADVSGLVHIWSISDQNNAGQEVADSLTPMDRWTTPEPSRPGGFDVHPNGTWACIYHKGEVSFLNLQTRERQTLDFPATADLLNPDYSRGPDEDLLCFSPDGKWLTFLTEVFHLEDGKWSHHVKMSYLAKRCFALEYTNDSRSLISSIGSGRIIFADSWKGTHIDQPFKADDLNYRNLEQSDVIAVSNKDSFVAVGSYNCDILLYDVGTKNKIGDLPGNNHGIEDMDFSPDESVLAIARSSGNEIEFWHTQGDDSAESTQALEHDSNHIKCIQYSPNGLWLATSAEDNDGTVYLWDLNREQIIWRRPVPTSYLTFSTDNQRLYTFNEGVGEICCWDLSSLLSPNNETHLFASQQESSERILKLDSTRLLRRGESIDIVTQSNGNIVSVGEHGKLSVASESNRETIQILNDKHNQIESNVGTRTMSVGGNRLVALKEDQHLEVHGFTEGLFQLEKNIHAPEVTCVKFSSDGHLLFTGTQHGSLQSRDPETLKTVKTWTLAASATIEDIQVSFNGEYVGIIQIDPPGREPGRYLSLLNLSTGEESFPFGPDTDVDCFAFANQHNWISCGIDSRLMIRHLDNQNTTTFQIPKGHFRCIDFAPTDDKVAACSDRKVLLWDMTTHQQLSMLLGFDTNPWELKFSPDGRSLVVIAEDNRLKIWNVKTNQFLKIDDYLKVDTIEFSPEIPGIMSLNRGNPPVINYLDYDWNHD, from the coding sequence ATGAGTTGTCCCAATTCCAGAACGATACCTGAGCTTCGTACTGAACAATTCAATAGCCAGGAATTGAACGATTTCCTTGATCACGTTTCCAGCTGCGATTATTGCTACGAAGTGTTTCGGTCCGAACAGTCCACATCGAACGATTCGAATCTGGAAATTGAGGTTCACGAAGCTCTGGAAAATTCACGACTTTCTGAAGAGCCCGAATGCAGGGAAGTTCTCTCCCGTCTTCTCGATCAACAGGACTCGAATTATTTTCAGGAAGTGTCTGCCCCAGTTTTCGAGCCCGTATCACCAGGCACAATTCTCGGTGACTTTTATCTCGAGCACGTCATCGCACGAGGTGGCATGGGTACAGTGTACGCCGCCGAACAGATATCCCTCAAACGCAGGGTAGCGTTTAAGCTGATCAATACAGGAATGCAGCCAGCCGACGGAGTGTTTCAGCGTTTTACGAATGAAGCTATGGCCCTGAGCCGCATGGATCATCCGCAAATCATTCCGGTACTGACCTGTGGTCACTGTGGTAACTCGTTTTATCTAGTGATGCCTCTGATTGACGGAATCAATCTGGCGAATTTAATCCAGCGTTTGGTCGATCAACGAAGCCGATCAACAACGGAAGTTTGTGCGACCACGGTTGAGACTGACTTTAAAGAACATCCCCTGCACGTCAGTCCTGATGAGGAGAGCTCGTTTGTTGTTAATCTCTCCAATAAGATGAACAACTACTGCGAGAACTATCCCAGAGACATTTTTGGGGGAACCGATATCAAGTCGCCAGAGTTCATTCGGAATGTGGTGCAGCAATTCATCTGCCTGGCAGACGCTCTGCAATACGTCCACGATCGAGGCATCATTCATCGTGACATTAAGCCCTCAAATATACTGATAGATCGCGAAGGGAAAATGCGAATTGGTGACTTCGGTGTTGCCAAACTCGATGATAACCTCACAATGACGGCCACTCACCAGCTACTTGGTACTCCCCGTTACATGAGTCCTGAGCAGATCCCAGGTAACAAACGATTCGTCGATCACCGTACCGACATCTATTCACTGGGAATCACACTATACGAGTTACTTACTTTGAAGTCAGCGTTTGAGAGTGGTTCTATAGAAGAAATAATGTTCCGCATCGAACAGGAACAACCGTTCTCCTGCCGAATATATAATCCGGCGATCCCGCTTGATTTGGAAACGATTATTCTGAAGTCAATCGAAAAATCGAGTGAGGATCGCTATGTATCTGCCTCCCTGCTCGCAGACGACCTTCGTAGATTTCTGGAAAATAAACCCGTACTTGCTAAAAGACCAGGGCCTTCAGAGCACATCATTAAATGGATCTCACGTCATCGAAGTGCTGCGGCAGCTATTGTAGCCGGCATGGCCCTGATGCTCATCATGAGTATCGTTATACTTGCTAAGGTTTCCGATGCCGTTCGCAAAATGGAAGCGAGCCAAAAAGTCGCGGAAGAGTCTCTGGATCAGGCAATCGAAACTACTTACGCATCTTCATTCGCACTTGGGTTCAGGGCCTACCAGGATTATGACCTATCGTCTGCGATGGAAATCCTGAAAGCAGACAAGTTCAAAACGAGTAGTAAAGATTATCGAGGTTTTGAATGGCCCCTTTTGATGCAACGCATCCAAGGCGATTCGACATCGATGCCTCTTTCGAATAAACCCCTGTACTGCATCGCCGAATGCGATGATCGACGACTTCTTGCGGTCGCCGGACAGGAGGCCGTAATCTATCTTGTCAACGCCCTCGACTTTTCAGTGCAGAAGACGATACTCACTAATCAGAGTGAAATAAACGACTTGGATTTCTCAAAGGAGGGCTCACGTCTCGTTTCGGCGGAAGACAATGGTTCTATCTGTGTGTGGAATTGCCAAAATGGGGAGCAATTATTAACCATTCCCGCACACGATGGGGTCGTTTATTCTGCGAGTTTCTTCAAGGACGATAGCCGAATCATCAGCCATGCACGCGACAAAGAGTTCAACATTTGGCACTCCGACACTGGTGAAAATCTAGACGAACTCAAACATCACGACGACAGGATCGTTATCTCAACAATAAATAGTTCCGAGAGGCTACTCGCTTCGATCAGTCGAGATCATAAACTCCTCGTTTACGATCTCGTCGAACAACGCCTTGTCCTGAAGAAATCCATCCCCCAGGAGAATAGCCGGGTCTCTGTCACTGCCCTGACTTTTTCTCCGGACAGTCGTTTTCTGTATTATGGCAGAAAACAAGGTCTTATCTCCCGCGAAGACCTACTGACTAAAAAACACGAGGATGTGGCGAGTCACAGGGATGAAATCACGTCGATTCGATTTGATTCTGAGGGGTCGAGATTATTCACTGCAGACGTCTCGGGTCTGGTGCATATCTGGAGTATTTCTGACCAGAATAATGCGGGACAAGAAGTGGCTGATTCATTAACCCCAATGGATCGCTGGACTACCCCTGAACCATCCCGTCCCGGAGGCTTTGATGTTCATCCCAATGGTACATGGGCCTGCATCTACCACAAAGGTGAGGTTTCTTTTTTAAACTTGCAGACCCGCGAACGGCAAACATTGGACTTCCCGGCTACGGCCGACCTCCTCAACCCTGACTATAGTCGGGGACCTGACGAAGACCTATTATGTTTCAGTCCGGATGGAAAATGGTTAACATTCCTGACGGAGGTATTCCATCTTGAAGACGGAAAATGGTCCCATCACGTTAAGATGTCCTATCTAGCCAAGAGATGTTTCGCATTGGAGTATACTAACGACAGTCGATCTCTGATAAGCTCAATTGGATCTGGAAGAATCATATTTGCCGACAGTTGGAAGGGGACACACATAGATCAACCTTTCAAAGCAGACGATTTGAATTACCGTAATCTGGAGCAAAGTGATGTTATCGCGGTTTCCAATAAAGATAGTTTCGTTGCAGTTGGCTCGTACAATTGCGACATCCTCCTCTACGATGTAGGCACAAAAAATAAGATCGGCGATCTGCCTGGAAATAATCACGGGATCGAAGACATGGACTTTTCACCAGACGAATCTGTTCTCGCAATCGCCCGGTCCAGTGGGAACGAGATCGAGTTTTGGCATACACAAGGAGACGATTCTGCTGAAAGCACTCAAGCATTAGAGCATGATAGTAATCACATCAAGTGCATCCAATACTCGCCGAACGGACTATGGCTGGCGACTTCAGCCGAGGATAACGACGGGACAGTCTACCTGTGGGACCTGAACCGCGAGCAAATTATCTGGCGGCGCCCCGTCCCGACGTCCTATTTGACTTTCTCCACTGATAACCAGAGGTTATATACCTTCAACGAAGGGGTAGGAGAAATCTGCTGTTGGGATCTTTCCTCGCTCCTCAGTCCCAATAATGAAACGCACCTGTTCGCGTCCCAGCAAGAGTCATCCGAACGTATTCTCAAACTGGATAGTACCAGGTTATTACGTCGTGGAGAGTCAATCGATATCGTGACCCAGTCGAATGGCAACATTGTGTCCGTTGGAGAGCATGGGAAATTATCTGTCGCGAGCGAATCTAATCGTGAGACGATTCAAATCCTTAATGATAAGCATAATCAGATTGAGTCCAATGTTGGAACGAGAACCATGTCCGTCGGAGGCAATCGTTTGGTTGCTTTAAAAGAAGACCAACACTTGGAAGTCCACGGTTTCACCGAAGGCCTCTTTCAATTGGAAAAAAACATTCACGCCCCTGAAGTCACTTGCGTCAAGTTCTCTTCAGATGGCCACTTGCTCTTTACTGGAACACAGCACGGTTCTCTTCAGTCACGAGATCCTGAAACATTAAAAACGGTCAAAACATGGACGCTGGCTGCGTCCGCAACAATCGAAGATATTCAAGTTTCTTTCAACGGAGAATACGTCGGAATCATACAGATCGATCCCCCCGGACGGGAACCTGGACGTTACTTGTCTCTCTTGAATTTGAGCACGGGAGAGGAAAGTTTTCCTTTTGGTCCAGACACAGACGTTGACTGTTTTGCATTTGCGAATCAGCACAACTGGATTTCCTGTGGAATCGACAGCCGCCTTATGATCCGGCACCTAGACAACCAGAATACGACGACCTTTCAGATACCTAAGGGACATTTTCGTTGCATTGACTTTGCACCGACTGACGATAAGGTCGCGGCATGCTCAGACCGTAAGGTATTGCTCTGGGATATGACTACACACCAGCAGCTGTCGATGCTGCTAGGATTTGACACCAATCCCTGGGAATTAAAGTTCTCGCCAGATGGACGATCACTCGTCGTGATCGCGGAAGATAATCGTTTGAAGATCTGGAACGTGAAGACCAATCAGTTTCTAAAGATCGACGATTATCTGAAAGTCGATACAATCGAGTTCTCACCAGAAATCCCAGGAATCATGTCTCTCAACCGGGGCAATCCCCCGGTCATTAACTACCTCGACTACGACTGGAATCATGATTAA
- a CDS encoding RNA polymerase sigma factor — protein sequence MKEAGQNNDQSWNQLVETYGPFIYQSIRRSGIQSADAADIMQIVLLEVHRSLQSFERQHKGSFRKWLNAVTRNKVIDFCRKRNKLEEITTQQQSDVADSEHKIDQAIPDERQQALVKILQDVKNSVSGKTWQAFEMTEANVETSDQIGRRLGISAAAVRMARRRVLLQIELLYVQHKQKPE from the coding sequence TTGAAAGAAGCGGGACAGAACAATGACCAATCATGGAATCAGCTAGTGGAGACTTACGGGCCATTCATCTACCAATCTATTCGTCGATCGGGCATACAGTCTGCTGATGCAGCAGATATCATGCAGATCGTTTTGCTGGAAGTGCATCGCAGCCTGCAATCATTCGAGCGGCAACATAAAGGTTCTTTTCGTAAGTGGCTCAATGCGGTCACTCGTAATAAAGTGATCGACTTTTGTCGTAAACGCAACAAGTTAGAAGAGATCACCACACAACAGCAATCAGACGTTGCAGATTCCGAGCACAAGATTGACCAGGCAATTCCTGATGAGCGTCAGCAGGCGTTAGTGAAGATTCTTCAGGATGTTAAGAACTCGGTGTCAGGCAAGACATGGCAGGCCTTCGAGATGACGGAAGCCAATGTGGAGACCTCCGATCAGATAGGCCGTAGACTGGGAATCAGTGCTGCAGCGGTCCGTATGGCACGCCGTAGAGTGCTCCTGCAAATTGAACTTTTGTACGTTCAACACAAACAAAAACCAGAGTAA